From Chryseobacterium salivictor, a single genomic window includes:
- a CDS encoding YoaK family protein: MFSHIGKTRTPRHNLGIASLLSFVAGLVNVVGFFSVQKLTTNVTGHFAFFVDEVFKLNFENAFHVALFVFSFFSGAFFANFTVEIYSRIRENETYVFPIITEAFILTIIAFTGNYLIKTNPDVIAYSLLFAMGMQNSLVTSISKSIVRTTHLTGLFTDMGIEFSQLFFYKDQFHKRRLLKSIKLRVTIIFMFFVGGVSGGVLFEHFGIQSLILGSVILIGGLLYDFIKIRFLLLKRKSG, encoded by the coding sequence ATGTTTTCGCACATCGGCAAAACCAGAACTCCCAGACATAACCTTGGAATCGCTTCGCTCCTTTCTTTTGTGGCGGGCCTGGTGAATGTGGTAGGCTTTTTCTCCGTTCAGAAATTAACCACCAATGTGACAGGGCATTTCGCCTTTTTTGTCGATGAAGTTTTCAAACTCAATTTCGAAAATGCCTTTCATGTCGCGCTGTTTGTTTTCTCCTTTTTCTCCGGTGCTTTTTTTGCCAATTTTACGGTCGAAATCTATTCCAGAATCAGGGAAAATGAAACCTATGTTTTCCCCATTATTACCGAAGCGTTCATACTTACAATCATTGCATTCACGGGAAATTATCTGATAAAGACAAATCCCGATGTCATCGCTTACAGCTTGCTTTTTGCCATGGGAATGCAGAACTCGTTGGTGACCAGCATATCGAAATCGATTGTCCGCACGACTCACTTAACCGGACTTTTTACCGATATGGGCATCGAATTTTCTCAGTTGTTTTTTTATAAAGATCAATTCCACAAACGCAGATTACTGAAATCTATAAAATTAAGGGTTACTATCATCTTCATGTTCTTTGTAGGAGGCGTTTCGGGCGGCGTTTTATTCGAGCATTTTGGCATCCAATCTTTAATTCTCGGGTCCGTAATTTTAATTGGCGGATTGCTTTATGATTTCATTAAAATCAGATTCCTTTTATTAAAAAGAAAAAGTGGATGA
- a CDS encoding polyprenyl synthetase family protein has product MANIVEEIKKPINAEMKLFEQKFYESMQSNVALLDKVTRFIVTTKGKQMRPMFVFLCAKLVGEVNEKSFRGASMIELIHTATLVHDDVVDESFKRRNFFSINALWKNKIAVLVGDYLLSKAVLLSTDHKDFDLLAVISRTIREMAEGELLQLEKARKLDITEEVYYEIIRQKTATLIAACCEIGVLSASSDETLAKKMMEFGTHTGMAFQIKDDLFDYLTTTIIGKPVGIDIKEQKMTLPLIHALKIASEKDRKYFFTTIKRYNNDQKRVKELIEFVKKSGGLDYAVGKMKEYQQKAKDILAGFPESEAKKSLHLMLDYVIERKF; this is encoded by the coding sequence GTGGCGAACATCGTAGAAGAAATAAAAAAACCGATTAATGCAGAGATGAAACTTTTTGAACAGAAGTTTTATGAATCGATGCAGAGCAATGTGGCACTTTTGGATAAAGTTACCCGATTTATCGTGACGACCAAAGGGAAACAGATGCGCCCGATGTTTGTATTTCTCTGTGCGAAATTAGTAGGTGAAGTGAATGAAAAATCTTTCCGTGGCGCGTCTATGATCGAGTTGATTCATACCGCAACTTTGGTGCATGATGATGTGGTTGATGAAAGTTTCAAACGCCGTAATTTCTTTTCAATCAATGCGTTGTGGAAAAATAAGATTGCGGTTTTAGTCGGGGATTATTTATTATCCAAAGCGGTTTTACTTTCTACAGATCATAAAGATTTCGATTTACTTGCAGTAATTTCCAGAACGATTCGCGAAATGGCGGAAGGTGAATTATTACAACTCGAGAAAGCCCGGAAACTTGATATTACCGAAGAGGTGTATTACGAAATTATCCGCCAAAAAACGGCGACCCTCATTGCGGCTTGTTGCGAAATCGGTGTACTTTCTGCAAGCAGTGATGAAACTTTAGCCAAAAAAATGATGGAATTCGGCACCCATACCGGAATGGCTTTTCAGATCAAAGATGATCTGTTCGATTATCTGACGACTACGATTATCGGAAAACCTGTCGGAATCGACATCAAAGAGCAGAAGATGACTTTGCCTTTAATTCATGCTTTAAAAATTGCCAGCGAAAAAGACCGTAAGTATTTTTTCACCACGATAAAACGCTACAATAACGACCAGAAAAGAGTTAAAGAACTCATTGAATTTGTAAAAAAATCCGGCGGTCTGGATTATGCGGTAGGCAAAATGAAAGAATATCAGCAAAAAGCAAAAGATATTTTGGCCGGTTTCCCCGAGTCCGAAGCCAAGAAATCATTACACTTAATGCTCGATTACGTTATTGAAAGAAAGTTTTAA
- a CDS encoding copper-transporting P-type ATPase, with protein MSPSNIPPSERISPSSVYYCPMECEGEKVYFTPGKRCPVCNMYLVPIEERADYQNKPQTFSKTNLPENFENKIGEYFCPMFCESDKTYASDTGCPVCHMHLEEITQDLVNASSHHHPHSGEKKAAPVIDQVNNAGKYYCPMFCEGDKVYDSNVGCPVCGMDLVKIPEKGEKTSGDGTYKLLKNKFLISLIFTIPVFILSMGGMWFEFPFSNKVQGILELLLSIPVIFYAGWFLLKRGWISFKTWNLNMFSLIALGAAAAFLFSLVALVFPEILPHEITHGGKIPLYFESVSVILTLVIMGQMLEARAHQKTGKAIEELMNLSPDEANLISNNVEKKVPLSEVQIGNILRVKPGEKIPVDGKITEGNSNVDESMITGEPIPVEKTSGMMVTSGTINGNGSFLMKAEKVGEQTLLSQIIKMVNDATKSKAPIQKLADKISKIFVPTVIGISILTFIFWRIFGGENALIYALVNAVAVLIVACPCALGLATPMSLTVGIAKGAKNGILIKNAEALEQMHKVNVLITDKTGTLTEGKPKLDEVIAAENNDQNLVLKLAASLNQNSEHPLSNAVLNEFKKENQDFEKVENFKNISGKGVKGMIKGETVLLGNSALLKQFNIEIPESLKQKIQENEDQAKTISFLAKGNQVLGILSFSDNIKESSKRAIQYLQKNNVEVIMMTGDNEHTAKAVAHELGIAKYFANCLPHDKLAEIKRLQNEGKIVAMTGDGINDAPALAQSNVGIAMGTGTDVAIESAQITLLKGDILGVAKAKILSEKLLKNIRENLFFAFVYNTLGIPVAAGLLYPIFGILMSPMIAAAAMSFSSVSVILNSLRLNNTNLKID; from the coding sequence ATGTCTCCATCAAACATACCTCCGTCCGAAAGGATTTCACCAAGTTCCGTTTATTATTGCCCCATGGAATGCGAAGGCGAAAAAGTGTATTTTACACCGGGAAAACGTTGCCCAGTGTGCAATATGTATCTGGTTCCCATCGAAGAAAGAGCTGATTATCAAAACAAACCACAGACTTTTTCAAAAACAAATCTGCCTGAAAATTTCGAAAATAAAATCGGGGAATATTTTTGTCCGATGTTCTGCGAAAGCGATAAAACTTATGCCTCTGATACAGGCTGCCCGGTTTGCCACATGCATCTCGAAGAAATCACGCAGGATTTGGTAAATGCGTCATCCCATCATCATCCTCATAGCGGTGAAAAAAAAGCAGCACCAGTGATCGATCAGGTAAATAACGCAGGAAAATATTACTGTCCAATGTTTTGCGAAGGCGACAAAGTTTATGACTCCAATGTCGGTTGCCCGGTTTGTGGAATGGATCTGGTGAAAATTCCGGAAAAAGGAGAAAAAACTTCCGGTGATGGCACTTACAAACTTCTAAAAAACAAATTTCTGATTTCCTTAATTTTTACCATTCCGGTATTTATTTTATCGATGGGAGGAATGTGGTTTGAATTTCCTTTTTCTAATAAGGTACAGGGAATTTTAGAACTTTTACTATCAATTCCTGTGATTTTTTACGCGGGTTGGTTCTTATTAAAAAGAGGCTGGATTTCCTTTAAAACCTGGAATCTCAATATGTTCTCGCTGATCGCGTTAGGCGCAGCAGCCGCATTTTTATTCAGTCTGGTCGCTTTAGTATTCCCGGAAATTTTACCGCACGAAATTACCCATGGCGGAAAAATACCGCTTTACTTCGAGTCCGTTTCTGTTATATTGACTCTGGTGATTATGGGACAAATGCTCGAAGCCAGAGCGCATCAGAAAACCGGAAAAGCGATCGAGGAATTAATGAACCTTTCTCCTGATGAAGCGAATTTAATCAGTAATAATGTTGAGAAGAAAGTTCCGCTTTCTGAAGTTCAAATTGGAAATATATTACGGGTAAAACCGGGAGAAAAAATTCCGGTTGACGGAAAAATAACTGAAGGGAATTCGAATGTGGACGAAAGCATGATTACGGGCGAACCGATTCCGGTAGAGAAAACTTCGGGGATGATGGTGACTTCCGGGACGATCAACGGAAACGGCAGCTTTTTGATGAAAGCCGAAAAAGTGGGCGAACAGACTTTGCTTTCGCAAATCATCAAGATGGTGAATGACGCCACCAAAAGCAAGGCTCCGATACAGAAATTAGCCGATAAAATATCGAAAATTTTTGTTCCTACCGTTATCGGAATATCCATCTTGACTTTTATTTTCTGGCGGATTTTTGGCGGAGAAAATGCCCTGATTTATGCTTTGGTCAACGCTGTTGCTGTTTTAATTGTGGCTTGTCCATGCGCGTTAGGATTGGCAACGCCGATGTCTTTAACGGTTGGAATTGCAAAAGGAGCGAAAAACGGAATCCTTATTAAGAACGCTGAAGCCCTTGAACAAATGCATAAAGTAAACGTTTTAATTACCGACAAGACAGGTACTTTAACAGAAGGAAAGCCAAAACTGGATGAAGTAATTGCTGCAGAAAATAATGATCAGAATTTGGTTTTAAAATTAGCGGCTTCCTTGAATCAGAATTCTGAACATCCACTTTCGAATGCAGTTTTAAATGAATTTAAAAAAGAGAATCAGGATTTTGAAAAGGTAGAAAACTTTAAAAACATTTCCGGGAAAGGTGTAAAAGGAATGATTAAAGGTGAAACTGTTTTACTTGGGAATTCTGCTCTTTTAAAACAGTTTAATATTGAAATTCCAGAATCTTTAAAGCAAAAAATTCAGGAAAATGAAGATCAGGCGAAAACCATTTCTTTCTTAGCAAAAGGAAATCAGGTGTTGGGAATCCTCAGCTTTTCAGATAATATTAAAGAAAGTTCGAAACGCGCTATTCAGTATCTGCAAAAGAATAATGTAGAAGTGATAATGATGACCGGCGATAACGAACATACTGCAAAAGCCGTTGCTCATGAATTGGGGATTGCAAAATATTTCGCAAACTGTCTTCCGCATGATAAATTAGCAGAAATTAAACGGCTCCAGAACGAAGGGAAAATTGTAGCAATGACCGGTGATGGAATTAATGATGCACCAGCTTTAGCACAATCAAACGTAGGGATTGCAATGGGAACCGGAACCGATGTTGCCATTGAAAGTGCTCAGATTACTTTATTGAAAGGTGATATTCTGGGCGTTGCAAAAGCAAAAATCTTAAGTGAAAAATTATTGAAAAACATCAGAGAGAATTTGTTCTTTGCCTTTGTGTACAATACGCTGGGAATTCCTGTGGCAGCGGGACTGCTCTACCCTATTTTCGGAATTCTGATGAGTCCGATGATTGCGGCGGCCGCAATGAGTTTCAGTTCGGTTTCGGTGATTTTAAATTCGTTGCGGTTGAATAATACCAACTTGAAAATCGACTAA
- a CDS encoding helix-turn-helix domain-containing protein, with translation MKINIKNMVCDRCISAVNTLFVELKIPVSNLELGEIETVNVLLQAELKILNEHLKKQGFEILENAVKTQTEHIKKIIILKIADLDIDEDFILSKFISAHFAKDYSLLSKTFSTHENFTLEQYFILQKIEKAKELLLYNEFTLTEISQKLGYKSVQHLSAQFKNCTGFNPTSFKKLKSKNRIALDQV, from the coding sequence ATGAAGATCAATATTAAAAATATGGTTTGTGACCGCTGTATCTCGGCGGTTAATACCCTATTTGTGGAGTTGAAAATCCCGGTTTCCAATCTGGAACTGGGCGAAATCGAAACGGTAAATGTACTTTTGCAGGCAGAATTGAAAATCCTGAATGAACATCTCAAAAAACAGGGTTTCGAGATTCTGGAAAATGCGGTAAAAACTCAGACCGAACACATAAAGAAAATCATTATTCTTAAAATCGCTGACTTAGACATTGATGAGGATTTTATTTTGTCAAAATTCATCAGTGCACATTTTGCAAAGGATTACAGTTTGCTTTCAAAGACTTTTTCAACGCATGAAAATTTCACTTTGGAACAATATTTTATTCTGCAAAAAATTGAAAAAGCCAAAGAACTTCTCTTATACAACGAATTTACACTGACTGAAATTTCCCAAAAATTAGGATACAAAAGTGTTCAGCATCTTTCTGCTCAGTTTAAAAACTGCACAGGATTCAATCCTACTTCCTTTAAAAAACTGAAATCTAAAAACCGGATCGCTCTCGATCAGGTTTAA
- a CDS encoding acyl-CoA thioesterase has protein sequence MNYHTRKWIKPEDLNPNHTLFGGRLLQWIDEEAALYAIVQLETPRCVTKYISEINFVSSAKQGDIIEIGIEAIDFGNTSITLRCEVRNMMTRQTIITIDKIIFVGVNMEGKPTKHGKTKIEFIADRLKNKDEDQY, from the coding sequence ATGAATTACCATACCAGAAAATGGATCAAACCAGAAGATTTAAATCCTAATCATACTTTATTCGGTGGCCGGCTCCTGCAGTGGATCGACGAAGAAGCAGCATTATATGCGATTGTACAGCTCGAAACGCCGCGGTGCGTCACCAAATATATTTCTGAAATTAATTTTGTGAGCTCAGCAAAACAAGGCGATATTATTGAAATCGGGATTGAAGCCATTGATTTTGGGAATACCAGTATCACTTTAAGGTGCGAAGTCCGCAATATGATGACACGCCAAACTATTATTACCATTGATAAAATCATATTTGTTGGAGTGAATATGGAAGGAAAACCGACAAAGCACGGGAAAACAAAAATTGAATTTATTGCCGACCGGTTAAAAAATAAAGATGAAGATCAATATTAA
- the yaaA gene encoding peroxide stress protein YaaA: MKIITSPAKLMNIENSSEFLKPTQPHFIEEADFIQQTLKQKSPQYLSELMEISSKLADENWERNQNWKAQPSSKESAPALMAFSGEVYRGLDAKSLDEKSVKYLQKNYRILSGLYGLLKPSDKVMLYRLEMGRKFEFDQYKNLYEFWKDKVTEQLNNELKSKDFVLNLASKEYFKVIDKTKLKAPIIDFDFYEYKEGKLKTIVVYTKHARGLVTRYCAQNEVKTLDEVKGFNLENYRIAEELSTETKLVFTR, from the coding sequence ATGAAAATCATTACATCGCCGGCAAAACTCATGAACATAGAAAATTCAAGTGAATTTCTAAAACCAACGCAACCGCATTTCATTGAAGAGGCCGACTTTATACAACAAACTTTAAAACAGAAATCTCCCCAATATTTATCAGAGCTCATGGAGATTTCTTCAAAACTGGCTGATGAAAACTGGGAGAGAAATCAAAACTGGAAAGCCCAACCGTCTTCAAAAGAATCTGCACCAGCTTTAATGGCTTTCAGCGGCGAAGTTTACCGCGGTTTGGATGCCAAATCGCTGGACGAAAAATCAGTTAAATATCTTCAGAAAAATTACAGAATACTTTCCGGTTTATATGGTTTGCTGAAACCTTCGGATAAAGTAATGCTTTACCGTCTGGAAATGGGTCGGAAATTTGAGTTTGACCAATACAAAAACCTCTATGAATTCTGGAAAGATAAAGTAACAGAGCAACTTAACAATGAATTAAAATCAAAAGATTTTGTTCTGAATTTAGCGAGTAAAGAATATTTCAAAGTCATTGATAAAACAAAATTAAAAGCACCGATTATCGATTTTGATTTCTATGAATATAAAGAGGGAAAACTAAAAACCATCGTGGTTTACACCAAACATGCAAGAGGTTTAGTCACTAGATATTGTGCTCAGAATGAGGTGAAAACATTAGATGAAGTAAAAGGATTTAACCTTGAAAACTACCGTATTGCTGAAGAACTTTCCACAGAAACAAAACTTGTTTTTACAAGATAA
- a CDS encoding L-threonylcarbamoyladenylate synthase has protein sequence MAKILKIYPDNPQENLLDQVVRTLKNGGLIIYPSDTVYALGCNIFDIRAMEKLAQIKKIKLEKAHFSIICNDLSHLSEFSRPIDTSTFRYLKNNVPGPFTFILEANKNLPLAYKGNKTVGIRVPDHIIPQLIVQKLGHPIASTSIKDDDEVIEYSTDPELIAEKYDHLVDIVIDSGYGDNVASTIVDLTTGEPEILRQGKGVF, from the coding sequence ATGGCAAAAATTCTAAAAATATATCCCGATAATCCTCAGGAAAACCTCCTTGATCAGGTCGTCCGTACGTTGAAAAATGGTGGATTGATTATTTACCCTTCCGACACTGTTTACGCGTTGGGTTGCAATATTTTTGATATCCGTGCAATGGAAAAGTTGGCGCAGATCAAAAAAATCAAGTTGGAAAAAGCCCATTTTTCAATCATCTGTAACGATTTAAGTCACCTGTCCGAATTTTCGCGACCGATTGATACCAGTACTTTCCGGTATTTAAAGAATAATGTTCCCGGACCGTTTACTTTTATTTTAGAAGCCAACAAAAATTTACCGCTTGCTTACAAAGGCAATAAGACAGTCGGAATCCGCGTGCCTGACCATATCATCCCGCAGCTGATTGTTCAGAAATTAGGCCACCCGATTGCCTCTACTTCGATTAAAGATGATGATGAAGTGATCGAGTATTCTACGGATCCCGAACTGATTGCAGAAAAATATGATCATTTGGTAGATATCGTTATCGATTCAGGTTATGGTGATAATGTGGCCTCTACCATTGTAGATCTCACCACTGGCGAACCTGAAATTCTCCGTCAGGGAAAAGGAGTTTTTTAG
- a CDS encoding metallophosphoesterase family protein codes for MKILHTADWHLGKRLDRFSRLEEQVLVLNEIIEIADEHKVDLVLVAGDLFDNFNPGVEAIELFYKTLKRLSLNGKRPVIAISGNHDAPNLIDAPNPLARECGIILIGHPNAEIHPFELENFKITNSAQGFLELKLNGFDFPIRILHTPYANEVRLKEYFGENKEQALNQVLAENWARIADEFCDEKGVNLLMAHLYMNKKGAAILEEPDGEKPIKIGNADLIFSETIPPQIQYTALGHLHGFQNIGTPEKPVVYSSSPLCYSFSEAGQTKYISIIEAQPNQAVSFQKIPLKNGKPLFRKTFDSVENTIDWLTENANALVELTLESETFLKAEERKQIYQSHRGIVHLIPKVKSQEFTENNLHQINLDQDIQSLFQDYFKSKNNGQQANEDLLNLFNEILNPNS; via the coding sequence ATGAAAATTCTGCATACCGCCGATTGGCATTTGGGTAAACGGTTAGACCGCTTTTCGCGTCTGGAAGAACAGGTTTTAGTTTTGAATGAAATCATAGAAATCGCCGATGAGCATAAAGTAGATCTGGTTCTGGTTGCCGGCGATTTGTTTGATAATTTTAATCCAGGAGTTGAAGCCATCGAACTCTTCTATAAAACTTTGAAACGGTTATCATTAAATGGGAAACGTCCTGTTATCGCCATATCGGGAAATCACGATGCTCCCAATTTGATCGATGCTCCCAATCCTCTAGCACGCGAATGTGGTATTATTCTCATTGGGCATCCCAATGCTGAAATTCATCCTTTTGAACTCGAAAATTTTAAAATAACCAATTCTGCCCAAGGTTTCTTAGAATTAAAATTAAACGGTTTTGATTTTCCAATCCGGATTTTGCATACGCCTTACGCCAATGAAGTCCGGTTAAAAGAATATTTTGGTGAAAATAAAGAACAGGCGCTTAATCAGGTTTTAGCGGAAAACTGGGCAAGGATTGCCGATGAATTCTGCGATGAAAAAGGAGTCAATCTTTTGATGGCTCATTTGTATATGAATAAAAAAGGAGCCGCGATTCTGGAAGAACCCGACGGTGAAAAACCGATTAAAATCGGAAACGCAGATTTGATTTTTTCAGAAACCATTCCGCCGCAGATTCAATATACCGCTTTGGGACATCTCCACGGTTTTCAAAATATCGGAACGCCGGAAAAACCGGTCGTTTATTCGTCGTCGCCTTTGTGCTACAGTTTCAGTGAAGCAGGGCAGACCAAATATATTTCGATTATAGAAGCCCAACCAAATCAAGCGGTTTCATTTCAGAAAATTCCTTTGAAGAACGGAAAACCTTTGTTTCGGAAAACATTTGATTCCGTTGAAAATACAATCGACTGGCTGACCGAAAATGCAAATGCTCTGGTTGAATTGACACTGGAAAGCGAAACTTTTCTAAAAGCCGAAGAGCGCAAACAGATTTATCAGTCGCATCGTGGAATTGTTCATTTGATTCCGAAAGTCAAAAGTCAGGAATTTACCGAAAATAACTTACACCAAATTAATCTCGATCAGGATATTCAGTCTTTGTTTCAGGATTATTTTAAATCCAAAAACAATGGCCAACAGGCTAATGAAGACCTTCTTAATTTGTTTAATGAAATTTTAAATCCTAATTCATGA